GCGATGGACGTCGTCATTGACCACAACCCGGCCTGCGGCACGGCGCGCAGCGTGCTGGCAATGATCCGCGAGGCCGGCATCGGGCCCCGGGTCGTCGAGTCCCTGAAGACCCCGCCGACGCTGGCGCAGCCGGGGCGCCGGCTCGACCAGGTTGGCCTCGCCGACGCGTCCCTCCCCGGCGACCGGCTCCTCGCCGCGCTCGCCGCCTGCCCGGTCCGCCTCGATCGGCCGCTGGTCGCGAGCCCGCGCGGCGTGCGCCTGTGCCGTCCGGCCGAGCGGATGCCCGACCTGTCGCCGTCCCAGGGGAGCGAACCGGCCCGATGATCCCGCAACCGGGCCGCTGGCCGGTCATCTCGGCCCTCGGCATCGTGCAGATCCTCGCCTGGGGCTGCAGCTACTACCTGCTGACGGTGCTCGGGCCGTCGATCGCGGCGGAGACCGGCTGGCCGCTGCCGTGGATCTTCGGCAGCCTCACCGCCGGGATGCTGGCGGCGGGAGCGGTCGCGCCGACGGCCGGCCGGATGATCGGGCGCCACGGCGGCCGGCCGGTGCTGGCGGTGTCGGGCCTGCTCCTCGCGCTGGGCCTCGTCGGGCTGGCGCTGGCGCCGAACCTGCCGGTCTTCGTCGTCGCCTGGCTGGTGATCGGGGCCGGGATGGGCTCGGGGCTCTACGACGCCGCCTTCGCGACGCTGGGCCGGCTCTACGGCGCCGATGCCCGCCCGGCGATCACCTCCCTGACCCTGTGGGGCGGGTTCTCCAGCACCCTGTGCTGGCCGCTCTCGGCTTTCCTGCTCGCGCATCTCGGCTGGCGCGGCACCTGCCTGACCTACGCGGCCCTGCAGCTCGGCCTGTGCCTGCCGCTGGTGCTCCGGTTCGTCCCGCGGGCCGCTCCGCGCCCGGTCGCCGCGGGGGCCCCGCGGCCCGACGCCGCGTCGCTCGATCCCGGCGAGCGCCCGACCTTCCTGGTGCTGGCCGCCCTGGTGACCTGCACCGGCATCGCGACCTCGATCTTCTCGGTCCACTTGCTGACGCTGCTGCAGGATCGCGGCCTGTCGCTCGCGGCCGCGGTCTCGCTCGGCACCCTGGTCGGCCCGTCGCAGGTCGGGGCGCGGCTCCTCGAGGTCGCCAACCGCAGCCGGCACCACCCGATCTGGACGCTCACCGTCGCGGTGGTGCTGATGGCCCTGGGCCTCGTCCTCCTGTGGAGCGGGCTCCAGGCGCCCGGCCTGGTGCTGGTGATCTACGGGGCCGGCAACGGGCTCTACTCGATCGGCCGCGGTACCCTGCCGCTCGCCCTGTTCGGGCCCGAGCGCTACGCGGCGCTCCTCGGCCGGCTGGCCAAGCCCAGCCTCGCCGCGCAGGCCGTCGCCCCGTCAGCCGGCGCCTACCTCATCGCCCATGGCGGCGC
The sequence above is drawn from the Methylobacterium terrae genome and encodes:
- a CDS encoding ArsC/Spx/MgsR family protein; this translates as MDVVIDHNPACGTARSVLAMIREAGIGPRVVESLKTPPTLAQPGRRLDQVGLADASLPGDRLLAALAACPVRLDRPLVASPRGVRLCRPAERMPDLSPSQGSEPAR
- a CDS encoding MFS transporter, whose amino-acid sequence is MIPQPGRWPVISALGIVQILAWGCSYYLLTVLGPSIAAETGWPLPWIFGSLTAGMLAAGAVAPTAGRMIGRHGGRPVLAVSGLLLALGLVGLALAPNLPVFVVAWLVIGAGMGSGLYDAAFATLGRLYGADARPAITSLTLWGGFSSTLCWPLSAFLLAHLGWRGTCLTYAALQLGLCLPLVLRFVPRAAPRPVAAGAPRPDAASLDPGERPTFLVLAALVTCTGIATSIFSVHLLTLLQDRGLSLAAAVSLGTLVGPSQVGARLLEVANRSRHHPIWTLTVAVVLMALGLVLLWSGLQAPGLVLVIYGAGNGLYSIGRGTLPLALFGPERYAALLGRLAKPSLAAQAVAPSAGAYLIAHGGADAALLALAILGVIDVALVALLWRVRRRAAVPVPARHDEKPLPQGGRG